A single Glycine soja cultivar W05 chromosome 14, ASM419377v2, whole genome shotgun sequence DNA region contains:
- the LOC114383023 gene encoding uncharacterized protein LOC114383023 isoform X1 translates to MQNKNPTITNGVVITSYVESPRTRSIKPSDDPTKKTKPHPRFRISQTARSQGYDHRAQLLAYSRQLRENARSHKNVQVQFPQNQSNPKGQKRLLLAEPVRVYSPLTQILPSSSTQFGCDECVEHKGREVMNRSKKRMGNGNKCCKVLRKLKSMFKALSCKVIEW, encoded by the exons atgcaaaacaaaaaccccACCATTACAAACGGAGTGGTTATCACATCCTATGTAGAATCACCAAGAACTCGCTCAATTAAACCATCAGACGATCCCACAAAGAAAACTAAGCCACACCCACGTTTTAGAATCTCGCAAACCGCAAGATCACAAGGTTATGATCATAGGGCTCAACTTCTTGCTTACTCTAGACAACTCAGAGAAAATGCTCGGTCCCATAAAAATGTTCAAGTTCAATTTCCCCAAAATCAGTCAAACCCTAAAGGCCAG AAGCGGTTATTGTTGGCTGAACCGGTTCGAGTATACTCGCCTTTAACCCAAATACTACCTAGCTCTAGTACCCAGTTTGGAtgtgatgaatgtgttgaacATAAGGGAAGAGAAGTAATGAACAGGTCCAAGAAGAGAATGGGAAATGGAAATAAGTGTTGCAAGGTTTTG AGGAAACTGAAGAGCATGTTCAAAGCATTGTCATGTAAAGTAATCGAGTGGTAA
- the LOC114383023 gene encoding uncharacterized protein LOC114383023 isoform X2: MQNKNPTITNGVVITSYVESPRTRSIKPSDDPTKKTKPHPRFRISQTARSQGYDHRAQLLAYSRQLRENARSHKNVQVQFPQNQSNPKGQKRLLLAEPVRVYSPLTQILPSSSTQFGCDECVEHKGREVMNRSKKRMGNGNKCCKRKLKSMFKALSCKVIEW; the protein is encoded by the exons atgcaaaacaaaaaccccACCATTACAAACGGAGTGGTTATCACATCCTATGTAGAATCACCAAGAACTCGCTCAATTAAACCATCAGACGATCCCACAAAGAAAACTAAGCCACACCCACGTTTTAGAATCTCGCAAACCGCAAGATCACAAGGTTATGATCATAGGGCTCAACTTCTTGCTTACTCTAGACAACTCAGAGAAAATGCTCGGTCCCATAAAAATGTTCAAGTTCAATTTCCCCAAAATCAGTCAAACCCTAAAGGCCAG AAGCGGTTATTGTTGGCTGAACCGGTTCGAGTATACTCGCCTTTAACCCAAATACTACCTAGCTCTAGTACCCAGTTTGGAtgtgatgaatgtgttgaacATAAGGGAAGAGAAGTAATGAACAGGTCCAAGAAGAGAATGGGAAATGGAAATAAGTGTTGCAAG AGGAAACTGAAGAGCATGTTCAAAGCATTGTCATGTAAAGTAATCGAGTGGTAA